The following coding sequences are from one Triticum aestivum cultivar Chinese Spring chromosome 5A, IWGSC CS RefSeq v2.1, whole genome shotgun sequence window:
- the LOC123107378 gene encoding uncharacterized protein isoform X1 — protein sequence MKVLAVARANSDTLMATSGILPNDSSGSEDGKQFMLSTCKISEAWEGGPLFDCDGNLFGMNLSLVAERTSFVPRSTIIKWLEKFKPKREVERFSSHKDMKIQRPVQPMPYCTYARDRSGDLDSLGYPKPSKTIVSEGLVLVNTFEETFGDIYDSGKGIWSQLTEMGSHSLPRRVVALASFSGERRFFACTGLFIEWNGCTPILTSASLVSDPKDGNKIAEKLKIEVLLPNNKCKEGELRYCNLHYNVALVVVKDFCCLRPVRIHEDWWNPLILEDSNVVAVGRCFKSGRLMAAHGRLTDWSGVLDYRDLRYSSCKITKAGIGGPLIDFKGRFVGMNFYDKKIGTPFLFRDCIIRVLAHFKENGTVEVGSGKPIRWPVPIPCWRHPDDELKDSLPLGHGEKSGRYGFTYVDGDRVDNHRSRHALDLLR from the exons ATGAAAGTACTAGCTGTCGCGCGTGCCAATTCTGACACATTAATGGCCACAAGTGGGATATTACCTAATGATTCAAGTGGATCTGAAGATGGCAAACAGTTTATGCTTTCCACTTGTAAAATCTCTGAG gCTTGGGAAGGTGGGCCACTTTTTGATTGTGATGGGAACCTTTTTGGCATGAACCTTTCTTTGGTTGCGGAAAGAACTTCCTTCGTGCCAAGGAGTACAATTATCAAATGGTTGGAGAAATTTAAGCCAAAAAGGGAAGTTGAGAGGTTCAG TTCCCACAAGGATATGAAAATACAGAGGCCAGTGCAGCCCATGCCATATTGCACCTATGCAAGAG ACAGATCTGGTGATCTAGACTCCTTGGGTTATCCAAAGCCATCAAAAACCATTGTCAGTG AGGGCTTGGTTTTGGTTAATACCTTCGAAGAGACTTTTGGTGACATATATGATTCTGGTAAAGGTATCTGGAGCCAACTCACAGAAATGGGTTCTCATAGTTTACCTCGACGAGTTGTCGCACTCGCTTCATTCAGCG GAGAAAGGAGGTTTTTCGCATGCACAGGCTTATTTATTGAATGGAATGGATGCACCCCCATTCTGACTTCAGCGAGTTTGGTTAGTGATCCTAAAGATGGAAACAAGATTGCTGAAAAGTTGAAG ATTGAAGTTTTGCTTCCAAACAATAAATGCAAAGAAGGGGAATTGCGATATTGTAATTTACACTACAATGTTGCTCTTGTCGTTGTCAAGGATTTCTGCTGTCTTCGTCCAGTTAGAATTCATGAAGATTGGTGGAATCCTCTAATTCTGGAAGATTCCAATGTAGTAGCTGTGGGGCGCTGCTTCAAATCTGGCAGGTTAATGGCTGCACATGGGAGACTAACTGACTGGTCAGGCGTGCTTGACTACAGAGATCTTAGGTACTCCAGTTGTAAGATCACTAAG GCTGGGATTGGTGGGCCTCTGATTGACTTTAAAGGGAGATTTGTTGGCATGAACTTCTATGATAAGAAAATAGGAACCCCGTTCTTGTTCAGGGATTGTATTATTCGAGTGCTGGCACATTTTAAGGAAAATGG GACTGTTGAAGTTGGCAGCGGTAAACCAATCAG GTGGCCGGTGCCCATACCGTGTTGGCGTCATCCGGACGATGAGCTCAAAGATTCGCTCCCACTTGGCCACGGGGAAAAATCTGGGAGGTATGGATTCACATATGTGGATGGAGACAGGGTTGACAACCATAGATCTCGTCATGCCCTTGATCTGCTCCGTTGA
- the LOC123107378 gene encoding uncharacterized protein isoform X2: MKVLAVARANSDTLMATSGILPNDSSGSEDGKQFMLSTCKISEAWEGGPLFDCDGNLFGMNLSLVAERTSFVPRSTIIKWLEKFKPKREVERFSSHKDMKIQRPVQPMPYCTYARDRSGDLDSLGYPKPSKTIVSEGLVLVNTFEETFGDIYDSGKGIWSQLTEMGSHSLPRRVVALASFSGERRFFACTGLFIEWNGCTPILTSASLIEVLLPNNKCKEGELRYCNLHYNVALVVVKDFCCLRPVRIHEDWWNPLILEDSNVVAVGRCFKSGRLMAAHGRLTDWSGVLDYRDLRYSSCKITKAGIGGPLIDFKGRFVGMNFYDKKIGTPFLFRDCIIRVLAHFKENGTVEVGSGKPIRWPVPIPCWRHPDDELKDSLPLGHGEKSGRYGFTYVDGDRVDNHRSRHALDLLR, translated from the exons ATGAAAGTACTAGCTGTCGCGCGTGCCAATTCTGACACATTAATGGCCACAAGTGGGATATTACCTAATGATTCAAGTGGATCTGAAGATGGCAAACAGTTTATGCTTTCCACTTGTAAAATCTCTGAG gCTTGGGAAGGTGGGCCACTTTTTGATTGTGATGGGAACCTTTTTGGCATGAACCTTTCTTTGGTTGCGGAAAGAACTTCCTTCGTGCCAAGGAGTACAATTATCAAATGGTTGGAGAAATTTAAGCCAAAAAGGGAAGTTGAGAGGTTCAG TTCCCACAAGGATATGAAAATACAGAGGCCAGTGCAGCCCATGCCATATTGCACCTATGCAAGAG ACAGATCTGGTGATCTAGACTCCTTGGGTTATCCAAAGCCATCAAAAACCATTGTCAGTG AGGGCTTGGTTTTGGTTAATACCTTCGAAGAGACTTTTGGTGACATATATGATTCTGGTAAAGGTATCTGGAGCCAACTCACAGAAATGGGTTCTCATAGTTTACCTCGACGAGTTGTCGCACTCGCTTCATTCAGCG GAGAAAGGAGGTTTTTCGCATGCACAGGCTTATTTATTGAATGGAATGGATGCACCCCCATTCTGACTTCAGCGAGTTTG ATTGAAGTTTTGCTTCCAAACAATAAATGCAAAGAAGGGGAATTGCGATATTGTAATTTACACTACAATGTTGCTCTTGTCGTTGTCAAGGATTTCTGCTGTCTTCGTCCAGTTAGAATTCATGAAGATTGGTGGAATCCTCTAATTCTGGAAGATTCCAATGTAGTAGCTGTGGGGCGCTGCTTCAAATCTGGCAGGTTAATGGCTGCACATGGGAGACTAACTGACTGGTCAGGCGTGCTTGACTACAGAGATCTTAGGTACTCCAGTTGTAAGATCACTAAG GCTGGGATTGGTGGGCCTCTGATTGACTTTAAAGGGAGATTTGTTGGCATGAACTTCTATGATAAGAAAATAGGAACCCCGTTCTTGTTCAGGGATTGTATTATTCGAGTGCTGGCACATTTTAAGGAAAATGG GACTGTTGAAGTTGGCAGCGGTAAACCAATCAG GTGGCCGGTGCCCATACCGTGTTGGCGTCATCCGGACGATGAGCTCAAAGATTCGCTCCCACTTGGCCACGGGGAAAAATCTGGGAGGTATGGATTCACATATGTGGATGGAGACAGGGTTGACAACCATAGATCTCGTCATGCCCTTGATCTGCTCCGTTGA